A stretch of Dietzia lutea DNA encodes these proteins:
- a CDS encoding RNase H family protein, with the protein MTIIAAADGSALGNPGPAGWAWYIDDSTWRCGGWKRGTNNQGELTAVLDLLRQTAHSDEPLHILCDSQYVINSVTKWMKGWKRKGWKKADGKPVLNVEVMKALDEAMQGREVTFEWVKGHAGHELNEKADALANGAAKAHSTRKEPEPGPGFPGAQDVGAGEDPAVPPAAGGAARRSPSAGASGTSGATTTRSAAESEPDLFSLDANTSAGPAGEEGSSSSAGPAIEDLVVDLERSLLTDAVRRNRRTLTRLLDVRWRQVDAAGRTRTRRELGDADESVEDVDLEVVETRRLGDDVVLVLWRATAAGGEISLGSSLWQRFGDDWKQVYRQATREA; encoded by the coding sequence GTGACGATCATCGCCGCCGCGGACGGCTCCGCTCTCGGGAACCCCGGCCCCGCCGGCTGGGCCTGGTACATCGACGACTCGACCTGGCGCTGCGGCGGCTGGAAGCGCGGCACCAACAACCAGGGCGAACTCACCGCCGTCCTGGACCTGCTGCGTCAGACCGCCCACTCGGACGAGCCGCTGCACATCCTCTGCGACTCCCAATACGTCATCAATTCGGTCACCAAGTGGATGAAGGGCTGGAAGCGCAAGGGCTGGAAGAAGGCCGACGGCAAGCCCGTGCTCAACGTCGAGGTGATGAAGGCCCTCGACGAGGCCATGCAGGGCCGCGAGGTGACGTTCGAGTGGGTCAAGGGCCACGCCGGCCACGAGCTCAACGAGAAGGCCGACGCGCTTGCCAACGGCGCCGCCAAGGCGCACTCGACGCGCAAGGAGCCCGAGCCAGGACCGGGCTTCCCGGGTGCGCAGGACGTCGGCGCGGGCGAGGACCCGGCAGTTCCCCCCGCCGCGGGTGGTGCCGCCCGGCGGTCGCCGTCCGCGGGAGCGTCGGGGACGAGCGGGGCGACGACGACGAGGTCCGCGGCCGAGTCCGAGCCCGACCTGTTCTCCCTGGACGCGAACACCTCGGCCGGTCCCGCGGGCGAGGAAGGGAGTTCCTCCTCCGCCGGCCCCGCGATCGAGGACCTCGTCGTCGACCTCGAACGCTCCCTCCTGACCGACGCCGTCCGCCGGAACCGCCGGACCCTCACGCGGCTGCTCGACGTGCGGTGGCGGCAGGTGGACGCTGCGGGCCGCACGCGGACGCGGCGCGAGCTCGGCGACGCGGACGAGTCCGTCGAGGACGTCGATCTCGAGGTGGTCGAGACCCGACGGCTCGGCGACGACGTGGTCCTGGTGCTGTGGCGCGCGACCGCCGCCGGCGGCGAAATCTCGCTGGGCAGCTCGCTCTGGCAGCGGTTCGGCGACGACTGGAAGCAGGTCTACAGGCAGGCCACCCGC
- a CDS encoding fatty acid desaturase family protein, which translates to MALLQLPTLRPKKPAAPRKSASPKKATDKAGNKAGTTTADNNASKAAKKAASTPEPIVLSAESVEVIGRELDAIRDRIVADLGTADRDYILRVVRTQRRLELAGRGLMFLGFLPPAWLAGVAALSASKILDNMEIGHNVMHGQYDWMRDDMLHSASFEWDNVCPSDQWRHSHNYMHHTYTNILDLDRDIGYGILRMEYEQKWTPLRLGNPLYAFALMMLFEWGVMLHDLEYDNVLKGKRKWSDVKGLVAGWWRKVRGQVAKDYLAHPALTGPLFPLTFAGNLTANLVRNVWAFSVIFCGHFPSGAQVFTQEETAEETRGEWYVRQMLGSANISGSPFMHLATGNLSHQIEHHLFPDLPAHRYPEIADEVRRICTEHGLPYTTGPLWKQVASVWGKMFRLALPLPPKAEDAPAVIIERRKAPAAA; encoded by the coding sequence ATGGCTCTCCTGCAACTCCCCACCCTGCGCCCCAAGAAGCCCGCGGCGCCCAGGAAGTCCGCGAGCCCGAAGAAGGCCACTGACAAGGCCGGGAACAAGGCCGGCACCACGACCGCCGACAACAACGCCAGTAAGGCCGCGAAGAAGGCCGCGTCCACACCCGAGCCGATCGTCCTGTCCGCCGAGTCGGTCGAGGTCATCGGCCGCGAGCTCGACGCGATCCGCGACCGGATCGTCGCCGACCTCGGCACCGCCGACCGCGACTACATCCTGCGTGTGGTCCGCACCCAGCGCCGCCTCGAACTCGCCGGCCGCGGCCTGATGTTCCTCGGCTTCCTGCCGCCCGCGTGGCTGGCCGGGGTCGCGGCGCTGAGCGCGTCCAAGATCCTCGACAACATGGAGATCGGCCACAACGTCATGCACGGCCAGTACGACTGGATGCGCGACGACATGCTCCACTCGGCCAGCTTCGAGTGGGACAACGTGTGCCCCTCCGACCAGTGGCGCCACTCGCACAACTACATGCACCACACGTACACCAACATCCTCGACCTGGACCGCGACATCGGTTACGGCATCCTGCGGATGGAGTACGAGCAGAAGTGGACCCCGCTGCGCCTGGGCAACCCGCTGTACGCGTTCGCGCTGATGATGCTCTTCGAGTGGGGCGTGATGCTCCACGACCTGGAGTACGACAACGTGCTCAAGGGCAAGCGCAAGTGGTCCGACGTCAAGGGGCTCGTCGCCGGCTGGTGGCGCAAGGTGCGCGGCCAGGTCGCCAAGGACTACCTCGCCCACCCGGCGCTGACCGGTCCCCTGTTCCCGCTGACGTTCGCCGGCAACCTCACCGCCAACCTCGTGCGTAACGTGTGGGCGTTCTCGGTGATCTTCTGCGGCCACTTCCCCTCCGGCGCGCAGGTCTTCACGCAGGAGGAGACGGCCGAGGAGACCCGCGGCGAGTGGTACGTCCGCCAGATGCTGGGCTCGGCCAACATCTCCGGCAGCCCCTTCATGCACCTGGCGACCGGAAACCTGTCGCACCAGATCGAGCACCACCTGTTCCCCGACCTGCCCGCGCACCGCTACCCGGAGATCGCGGACGAGGTGCGCCGCATCTGCACCGAGCACGGCCTGCCGTACACGACCGGGCCGCTGTGGAAGCAGGTCGCCTCGGTCTGGGGGAAGATGTTCCGCCTCGCCCTGCCGCTGCCGCCGAAGGCGGAGGACGCGCCCGCGGTGATCATCGAGCGCAGGAAGGCTCCCGCCGCGGCCTGA
- a CDS encoding flavin reductase family protein, with protein MTAPPIRRLFSRRITRTLLTPHPVEHYVRSLGVAWSDDPTGATVVAVDRPVADVTVLTLRLPAGVPRPAPGGALEIGVVIDGVVHRRHYSPVDPASRADGLATIAVRRHPGGAVSEYLWADAAAGMRLLLGNPAGEMALPEARPADVLLVSGGSGITPMLAIASTLAAERHCAGGEPGAVRERGASDGPGRVAWLHYARRVQDVPFRDQLRELSRAGIDVRVVPTAEGSTPDGLAGHLSAEHLEAIAPWHRDATVFLCGPEPLAGGLEETLGAERFSGVLRERFTASTGPVPDGDGGTVTHLRSGVTARNKGTTLLEGAEAAGLSPQHGCRMGICHTCTAVRRSGTTRDLRTGEVDATPDCHVQICVNAPVGDVEIEL; from the coding sequence ATGACCGCCCCACCCATCCGCCGACTCTTCTCCCGCCGCATCACCCGCACCCTGCTGACGCCGCATCCGGTCGAGCACTACGTCCGCTCGCTGGGCGTGGCCTGGTCGGACGACCCCACAGGCGCGACGGTCGTGGCCGTCGACCGGCCCGTTGCCGACGTCACCGTCCTCACCCTGCGGCTCCCCGCCGGCGTCCCGAGGCCCGCCCCCGGCGGCGCGCTCGAGATCGGTGTGGTGATCGACGGCGTCGTCCACCGCCGCCACTACTCCCCTGTCGACCCGGCGTCCCGCGCCGACGGGCTCGCGACCATCGCCGTCCGCCGCCACCCCGGCGGCGCGGTCTCCGAGTACCTGTGGGCCGACGCGGCGGCCGGGATGCGGCTGCTGCTCGGTAACCCGGCCGGGGAGATGGCCCTCCCCGAGGCCCGCCCGGCCGACGTGCTCCTGGTCAGCGGCGGCAGCGGCATCACGCCGATGCTGGCGATCGCCTCCACCCTCGCCGCGGAGCGGCACTGCGCGGGCGGGGAGCCCGGCGCGGTCCGCGAGCGCGGCGCGAGTGACGGACCCGGCCGCGTGGCGTGGTTGCACTACGCCCGCCGCGTGCAGGACGTGCCCTTCCGCGACCAGCTCCGCGAGCTGTCGCGCGCGGGCATCGACGTCCGCGTGGTGCCCACCGCCGAAGGGTCGACGCCCGACGGCCTGGCCGGTCACCTCAGCGCCGAGCACCTCGAGGCGATCGCCCCGTGGCACCGTGACGCGACCGTGTTCCTCTGCGGCCCCGAGCCCCTGGCCGGCGGGCTCGAGGAGACGCTCGGCGCGGAACGCTTCTCCGGCGTCCTCCGCGAACGCTTCACCGCCTCGACCGGGCCGGTCCCCGACGGCGACGGCGGCACGGTGACCCACCTTCGCAGCGGCGTCACCGCCCGCAACAAGGGCACCACTCTCCTCGAGGGCGCCGAGGCCGCGGGGTTGAGCCCGCAGCACGGGTGCCGTATGGGCATCTGTCACACCTGCACGGCCGTGCGGCGCTCCGGCACCACCCGCGACCTGCGCACCGGCGAGGTCGACGCCACGCCCGACTGCCACGTCCAGATCTGCGTCAACGCGCCCGTCGGCGACGTCGAGATCGAACTGTAG
- a CDS encoding TetR/AcrR family transcriptional regulator, whose translation MATPRTRAEQKRHTRALIVGAGRHAVATRGFTGLVVRELAREAGIVPTAFYRHFESVDDLASELAAGAAEVLGAFIDELVATPTDDPATDWPGRAADAATRDPQTWAMFARGLADTAHPDHRVLTAAVDSARRRLGITLGRLETLSGADGTAVDIAADLVVVVLLRLLVEVSVGYAARTARDECAARLRLILAGAAVS comes from the coding sequence GTGGCGACCCCCAGGACACGAGCGGAGCAGAAGCGGCACACCCGTGCACTCATCGTCGGGGCGGGCCGGCACGCGGTGGCGACCCGCGGGTTCACCGGCCTCGTCGTCCGCGAGCTCGCCCGCGAGGCGGGCATCGTGCCCACCGCGTTCTACCGGCACTTCGAGTCCGTCGACGACCTGGCCTCCGAGCTCGCGGCCGGCGCAGCGGAGGTGCTCGGCGCGTTCATCGACGAGCTGGTCGCCACCCCGACCGACGACCCGGCGACCGACTGGCCGGGCCGCGCCGCCGACGCCGCGACCCGGGATCCGCAGACCTGGGCGATGTTCGCCCGCGGACTGGCCGACACCGCACACCCCGATCACCGCGTCCTCACGGCGGCCGTCGATTCCGCCCGCCGTCGGCTGGGGATCACCCTCGGCCGGCTCGAGACGCTCTCCGGAGCGGACGGCACCGCCGTGGACATCGCCGCCGACCTCGTCGTCGTCGTCCTCCTCCGACTCCTCGTGGAGGTCTCCGTCGGCTACGCGGCGCGGACGGCGCGCGATGAGTGCGCGGCGCGGTTGCGGCTCATTCTCGCCGGCGCCGCCGTCTCCTGA
- a CDS encoding D-alanyl-D-alanine carboxypeptidase family protein, with translation MTSNRRRPAHRAAGLAIAALVALTPLAAAGPATAVEPAPDLPLTEAPPAAVLPSTTSSSYFDTPRDITGCPHRTTPPAPVDESEVPLPGQTVPAPPPVPEIPPGGDALVGCDVVAPDGFETPRDVTASAWMISDLDTGEIVAARDPHGRYRPASLIKTLLATVVLDTLDPARIVHVIDADLEGAEGSLVGVGPGGAYSVKRLLSGLLMSSGNDAAVVLAHQMGGIEQTLEAMNTHAAAIGARSTNAATVNGLDGPGMMSSAYDMSLIFRDAMTRPAFAEIVATQSTGFPGYPAGEGAGPPNPADAPPNTGPTLRPDGVTVNPGFVMGNDNQLLYNYPGAIGGKTGFTDDARHTYIGAAERDGRRLAVVLLDGTRVPAAPWQQAAALLDAAFATDGSVGSLGTGEQDPTDDATAHLASGPLGTAGRPGAADTADVGGSVLGRYGPWLALGAAGLVVLAGAVLALRSRR, from the coding sequence GTGACCAGCAACCGACGACGGCCCGCACACCGCGCCGCCGGCCTCGCGATCGCAGCCCTCGTCGCGCTGACGCCCCTCGCTGCCGCGGGCCCCGCTACGGCCGTCGAGCCCGCGCCGGATCTCCCGCTCACGGAGGCGCCGCCGGCGGCCGTGTTGCCGTCGACCACCTCGTCGTCGTACTTCGACACCCCACGCGACATCACCGGTTGTCCCCACCGCACGACCCCGCCCGCACCGGTCGACGAGTCCGAGGTCCCTCTGCCCGGGCAGACCGTGCCCGCCCCTCCCCCGGTCCCCGAGATCCCGCCGGGGGGTGACGCGCTGGTCGGCTGCGACGTCGTGGCCCCTGACGGTTTCGAGACGCCCCGCGACGTCACGGCGAGCGCGTGGATGATCTCCGACCTCGACACCGGCGAGATCGTGGCCGCCCGCGATCCGCACGGTCGCTACCGTCCCGCCAGTCTCATCAAGACGCTGCTCGCCACGGTGGTCCTGGACACGCTCGACCCGGCGCGGATCGTCCACGTCATCGACGCGGATCTCGAGGGCGCCGAGGGCAGCCTCGTCGGCGTCGGCCCGGGCGGCGCGTACTCCGTCAAGCGGTTGCTCAGCGGGCTGCTCATGTCGTCGGGCAACGACGCGGCCGTGGTGCTGGCCCACCAGATGGGCGGGATCGAGCAGACCCTCGAGGCGATGAACACCCACGCCGCCGCGATCGGGGCGCGCAGTACGAACGCGGCCACGGTCAACGGGCTCGACGGCCCCGGCATGATGTCCAGCGCCTACGACATGTCGCTGATCTTCCGCGACGCGATGACCCGGCCGGCGTTCGCGGAGATCGTCGCCACGCAGTCCACCGGCTTCCCCGGGTATCCCGCCGGCGAGGGCGCGGGCCCGCCCAACCCCGCCGACGCGCCGCCGAACACCGGGCCGACCCTCCGCCCGGACGGCGTCACCGTCAACCCCGGTTTCGTCATGGGCAACGACAACCAGCTGCTCTACAACTACCCGGGCGCGATCGGCGGCAAGACCGGCTTCACGGACGACGCCCGCCACACGTACATCGGCGCGGCCGAACGCGACGGGCGACGGCTGGCGGTGGTGCTCCTCGACGGCACCCGCGTGCCCGCGGCCCCGTGGCAGCAGGCGGCGGCCCTGCTCGACGCCGCGTTCGCCACCGACGGCTCGGTGGGGTCGCTCGGCACCGGTGAGCAGGACCCGACCGACGACGCGACCGCCCATCTCGCCTCCGGGCCGCTCGGCACGGCGGGGCGCCCGGGCGCGGCGGACACGGCGGACGTCGGCGGCTCGGTGCTCGGGCGCTATGGGCCGTGGCTGGCGCTCGGTGCGGCCGGGCTCGTGGTGCTGGCCGGCGCGGTGTTGGCGCTCCGCTCGCGACGCTGA
- a CDS encoding succinate dehydrogenase iron-sulfur subunit has translation MTTAVDTTKATDGRDPNSNRPVPPGSTMVTLKIARFNPEDPDSAGWKEYEVPALPSDRLLNLLMYVKNYIDGSLAFRRSCAHGICGSDAMLINGVNRLACKVLMKDMLPKDGKSITITVAPLRGLPVEKDLYVDMEPFFKSYRDVMPYLITSGNQPTAERIQSQTDRARFDDTTKCILCACCTSSCPVFWADGSYFGPAAIVNAHRFIFDSRDEGAAERLEILNDAEGVWRCRTTFNCTDACPRGIQVTQAIQEVKRALLFAR, from the coding sequence ATGACCACCGCAGTCGACACCACCAAGGCCACCGACGGCAGGGACCCGAACTCCAACCGCCCGGTCCCGCCCGGCTCGACCATGGTCACGCTGAAGATCGCCCGGTTCAACCCGGAGGATCCTGATTCGGCGGGCTGGAAGGAGTACGAGGTCCCGGCCCTGCCGTCGGACCGTCTGCTCAACCTGCTGATGTACGTCAAGAACTACATCGACGGGTCGCTCGCGTTCCGCCGCTCGTGTGCACACGGCATCTGTGGTTCGGACGCCATGCTCATCAACGGCGTGAACCGCCTGGCGTGCAAGGTCCTCATGAAGGACATGCTCCCCAAGGACGGCAAGTCCATCACCATCACGGTGGCCCCGCTGCGCGGGCTGCCGGTGGAGAAGGACCTGTACGTCGACATGGAGCCGTTCTTCAAGTCGTACCGCGACGTCATGCCGTACCTCATCACGTCCGGCAACCAGCCGACCGCCGAGCGCATCCAGTCGCAGACCGACCGCGCCCGCTTCGACGACACCACCAAGTGCATCCTCTGCGCCTGCTGCACGAGCTCCTGCCCGGTGTTCTGGGCCGACGGGTCGTACTTCGGGCCGGCGGCGATCGTCAACGCGCACCGGTTCATCTTCGACTCCCGTGACGAGGGCGCCGCCGAGCGTCTCGAGATCCTCAACGACGCCGAGGGCGTGTGGCGCTGCCGCACCACCTTCAACTGCACCGACGCGTGCCCCCGTGGCATCCAGGTCACGCAGGCGATCCAGGAGGTCAAGCGCGCGCTGCTGTTCGCCCGCTGA
- the sdhA gene encoding succinate dehydrogenase flavoprotein subunit yields the protein MTDRQVHQHQYDVVIVGAGGAGMRAAIEAGPRTRTAVLTKLYPTRSHTGAAQGGMCAALANVEEDNWEWHTFDTVKGGDYLVDQDAAEIMAKEAITAVIDLENMGLPFNRTPEGKIDQRRFGGHTRDHGKAPVRRACYAADRTGHMILQTLYQNCVKHKVEFFNEFYVLDLCLTETPEGPVATGCVAYELASGDLHVFHSKATVFATGGSGRMYKTTSNAHTLTGDGMAVVFRKGLPLEDMEFHQFHPTGLAGLGILISEAVRGEGGILRNADGERFMERYAPTIKDLAPRDIVARSMVLEVREGRGAGPEKDYVYIDVTHLGADVLEEKLPDITEFSRTYLGVDPVTELVPVFPTCHYVMGGIPTNIQGEVLRNNDDVVPGLYAAGECACVSVHGSNRLGTNSLLDINVFGRRAGIAAAEYAANHEFVELPEEPEQMVREWMERMLSDRGNESAADIRSEMQAMMDDKASVFRTEQSLTEAREELRALKERYEHVTVSDKGRRFNTELLEAVELGFLLELAEVTVVGALNRKESRGGHSREDFPDRNDDEYMKHTMAFKENGLDLLSDIRLDWKPVVQTRYEPMERKY from the coding sequence ATGACCGATCGTCAGGTCCACCAGCACCAGTACGACGTAGTGATCGTCGGCGCGGGCGGCGCAGGCATGCGCGCGGCCATCGAGGCGGGCCCGCGTACCCGTACCGCGGTCCTCACCAAGCTCTACCCCACCCGCTCCCACACCGGCGCCGCCCAGGGCGGCATGTGCGCGGCCCTCGCCAACGTCGAGGAGGACAACTGGGAGTGGCACACGTTCGACACGGTTAAGGGCGGCGACTACCTCGTCGACCAGGACGCCGCGGAGATCATGGCCAAGGAGGCCATCACCGCGGTCATCGACCTGGAGAACATGGGCCTGCCGTTCAACCGCACGCCCGAGGGCAAGATCGACCAGCGTCGCTTCGGTGGCCACACCCGTGACCACGGCAAGGCGCCCGTCCGCCGGGCCTGCTACGCGGCCGACCGCACGGGTCACATGATCCTGCAGACCCTCTACCAGAACTGCGTCAAGCACAAGGTCGAGTTCTTCAACGAGTTCTACGTCCTGGACCTGTGCCTCACGGAAACCCCGGAGGGCCCCGTCGCCACCGGCTGCGTCGCCTACGAGCTCGCCTCCGGCGATCTTCACGTCTTCCACTCCAAGGCCACCGTCTTCGCGACCGGCGGCTCGGGCCGGATGTACAAGACCACCTCCAACGCCCACACCCTCACCGGTGACGGCATGGCCGTGGTCTTCCGCAAGGGCCTGCCGCTGGAGGACATGGAGTTCCACCAGTTCCACCCGACCGGCCTCGCCGGCCTGGGCATCCTCATCTCCGAGGCCGTCCGCGGCGAGGGCGGCATCCTGCGCAACGCCGACGGCGAGCGTTTCATGGAGCGCTACGCCCCCACCATCAAGGACCTCGCGCCGCGTGACATCGTCGCCCGCTCGATGGTCCTCGAGGTGCGCGAGGGCCGCGGCGCCGGACCCGAGAAGGACTACGTCTACATCGACGTGACCCACCTCGGCGCCGACGTGCTCGAGGAGAAGCTCCCCGACATCACCGAGTTCTCCCGAACCTACCTCGGTGTGGACCCGGTGACCGAGCTGGTGCCGGTGTTCCCGACCTGCCACTACGTCATGGGCGGCATCCCGACCAACATCCAGGGCGAGGTGCTGCGCAACAACGACGACGTCGTCCCCGGCCTGTACGCCGCCGGTGAGTGCGCCTGCGTGTCGGTCCACGGCTCCAACCGCCTGGGCACCAACTCGCTGCTGGACATCAACGTCTTCGGCCGCCGTGCCGGCATCGCCGCGGCGGAGTACGCTGCGAACCACGAGTTCGTCGAGCTCCCCGAGGAGCCGGAGCAGATGGTGCGCGAGTGGATGGAGCGGATGCTGTCCGACCGCGGCAACGAGAGCGCGGCCGACATCCGCAGCGAGATGCAGGCCATGATGGACGACAAGGCGTCGGTGTTCCGCACCGAGCAGTCGCTCACCGAGGCCCGCGAAGAGCTCCGCGCGCTCAAGGAGCGCTACGAGCACGTCACGGTCAGCGACAAGGGCCGGCGGTTCAACACCGAGCTCCTGGAGGCCGTCGAGCTGGGCTTCCTCCTGGAGCTGGCGGAGGTCACCGTCGTGGGTGCCCTCAACCGTAAGGAGTCGCGTGGCGGTCACTCCCGCGAGGACTTCCCGGACCGCAACGACGACGAGTACATGAAGCACACGATGGCGTTCAAGGAGAACGGCCTCGACCTGCTCTCCGACATCCGGTTGGACTGGAAGCCGGTTGTGCAGACCCGCTACGAGCCGATGGAGCGTAAGTACTGA
- a CDS encoding succinate dehydrogenase hydrophobic membrane anchor subunit, producing MADAPVLQTSYDRPASLAQPRSPRIRSGFNFERTAWVFMRYSGVALVILTLGHLTVGLMIDEGVHRIDWAYVADRWQSPFWATWDILMLWLAMLHGANGVRTIIADYSRKDSTRFWLNSILLAATVLTLALGTYAIFGLAYDL from the coding sequence ATGGCAGACGCACCTGTTCTCCAGACGTCCTACGACCGCCCCGCCTCGCTCGCGCAGCCCCGCTCGCCGCGCATACGCTCGGGATTCAACTTCGAGCGGACCGCATGGGTCTTCATGCGCTACTCCGGCGTCGCGCTCGTCATCCTCACGCTCGGCCACCTCACCGTGGGCCTGATGATCGATGAGGGTGTCCACCGCATCGACTGGGCCTACGTCGCCGATCGCTGGCAGAGCCCCTTCTGGGCCACGTGGGACATCCTCATGCTCTGGCTGGCGATGCTCCACGGCGCCAACGGCGTCCGCACCATCATCGCCGACTACTCGCGCAAGGACTCGACCCGGTTCTGGCTCAACTCGATCCTCCTCGCCGCCACCGTCCTGACCCTGGCCCTGGGCACGTACGCCATCTTCGGCCTCGCCTACGACCTCTGA
- the sdhC gene encoding succinate dehydrogenase, cytochrome b556 subunit: MSTAQAPARPAPRKKLNIYKGDPGMWSWVAHRISGVAIFFFLFVHVLDTALVTVSPESYNAVIDTYKTPIVGLMEIGLVALVLFHALNGLRIVLVDFWSKGARYQRQMLWAVLAIWVVVFAAATARLLFLLFEHL; this comes from the coding sequence ATGAGTACTGCGCAGGCGCCGGCGCGTCCGGCCCCCAGAAAAAAGCTCAATATCTACAAGGGTGACCCGGGGATGTGGTCGTGGGTCGCCCACCGGATCTCCGGCGTCGCGATCTTCTTCTTCCTCTTCGTGCACGTCCTCGACACCGCGCTCGTCACGGTCAGCCCGGAGAGCTACAACGCGGTCATCGACACGTACAAGACGCCGATCGTCGGGCTGATGGAGATCGGCCTGGTCGCCCTGGTGCTCTTCCACGCCCTCAACGGCCTGCGCATCGTCCTGGTGGACTTCTGGTCCAAGGGCGCGAGGTACCAGCGCCAGATGCTGTGGGCAGTCCTGGCGATCTGGGTCGTGGTGTTCGCCGCCGCGACCGCCCGCCTCCTCTTCCTCCTCTTCGAGCACCTCTAA
- a CDS encoding cytidine deaminase, which yields MTHDETAAQRSAIVDTLREAALAAARNAYRPYSGLGVGAAALTGPPVGRVAAGGEPVVTPPAGRGDGRGRVVVGCNVENASYGLTLCAECSLVSDLHRTGGGRLLELVVVTHTGEPLSPCGRCRQLLHEHGGPDLVVHTARGAVRLGELLPDAFGPGDLA from the coding sequence GTGACGCATGACGAAACCGCAGCACAACGAAGCGCCATTGTCGACACTCTGAGAGAGGCGGCACTGGCGGCCGCGCGGAACGCGTACCGTCCCTACTCCGGACTGGGGGTCGGTGCCGCCGCGCTGACCGGGCCCCCGGTCGGCCGGGTCGCCGCGGGAGGGGAACCGGTGGTCACGCCGCCCGCCGGCCGTGGAGACGGGCGGGGCCGGGTCGTCGTCGGGTGCAACGTGGAGAACGCCTCCTACGGGCTGACACTGTGCGCCGAGTGCTCGCTCGTGTCGGACCTCCACCGCACCGGCGGCGGGAGGCTGCTCGAGCTTGTCGTCGTCACCCACACCGGCGAGCCGCTCTCGCCGTGCGGGCGCTGCCGACAGCTCCTCCACGAGCACGGCGGCCCCGACCTGGTCGTCCACACGGCGCGCGGCGCGGTGCGCCTCGGCGAGCTCCTCCCGGACGCGTTCGGGCCGGGGGACCTGGCGTGA
- a CDS encoding thymidine phosphorylase gives MSARVGPARRHDAVRIIEAKRDGRELDDDEVDWIVDGFTRGVVAPEQMSALAMAIYFRGMTDREIARWTSAMVRSGTRLDLSTVTRGDALVPTVDKHSTGGVGDAITLVLTPLLATWDVAVPQLSGRGLGHTGGTLDKLESIPGWRAGLDAAAMREVLGRTGAVICAAGSDLAPADRALYALRDVTGTVPSIPMLAASIMSKKIAEGTGTLVLDVKYGSGAFRPDPADARELARVMVAIGTAAGVRTSALVTANHTPLGRAVGNSLEVAECLEILGGGGPEDMIDLTCELAREALAAVGIDDADPRARLGDGRAMDSYRAMITAQGGDPDAPLPRAAHVEQVRASAAGRVRWDALGVGRASWLSGAGRSRPGEAVDHAAGVLLHRVEGEAVRAGDVVATVHAGDERRLPAAVDELRAALGTGPGRGPAGEVADRLRGW, from the coding sequence GTGAGTGCGCGGGTCGGCCCGGCGCGGCGCCACGACGCCGTGCGGATCATCGAGGCGAAGAGGGACGGGCGGGAACTCGACGACGACGAGGTCGACTGGATCGTCGACGGGTTCACCCGCGGGGTCGTCGCGCCGGAACAGATGTCGGCGTTGGCGATGGCGATCTACTTCCGCGGCATGACCGACCGCGAGATCGCCCGCTGGACCTCCGCGATGGTCCGCTCGGGGACCCGACTGGACCTGTCCACCGTGACCCGCGGCGACGCCCTGGTCCCGACCGTCGACAAGCACTCCACCGGCGGGGTGGGCGACGCGATCACGCTCGTGCTCACGCCGCTGCTCGCGACCTGGGACGTCGCCGTGCCCCAGCTGTCCGGCCGCGGACTCGGCCACACCGGCGGCACCCTCGACAAGCTCGAGTCGATCCCCGGGTGGCGGGCCGGCCTCGACGCCGCCGCGATGCGGGAGGTCCTGGGTCGAACCGGGGCGGTGATCTGCGCTGCCGGGTCCGACCTCGCGCCCGCCGACCGCGCCCTCTACGCCCTGCGCGATGTCACCGGGACCGTGCCGTCGATCCCCATGCTCGCGGCGTCGATCATGAGCAAGAAGATCGCCGAGGGCACCGGCACGCTGGTGCTCGACGTCAAATACGGCTCGGGCGCGTTCCGGCCGGATCCCGCCGACGCCCGCGAGCTGGCCCGCGTGATGGTGGCGATCGGCACCGCCGCCGGCGTCCGGACCAGCGCCCTCGTCACCGCCAACCACACCCCGCTCGGCCGCGCCGTGGGCAACTCCCTCGAGGTGGCGGAGTGTCTCGAGATCCTCGGTGGCGGTGGACCCGAGGACATGATCGACCTCACCTGCGAGCTGGCCCGGGAGGCGTTGGCCGCGGTGGGGATCGACGACGCCGACCCGCGGGCGCGGCTGGGCGACGGGCGGGCGATGGACTCCTACCGCGCGATGATCACCGCCCAGGGCGGCGACCCGGACGCTCCGCTGCCGCGGGCCGCGCACGTCGAACAGGTGCGGGCGTCGGCGGCGGGCCGGGTCCGGTGGGACGCTCTCGGCGTCGGCCGCGCGTCGTGGCTGTCCGGGGCGGGACGCTCCCGTCCGGGCGAGGCGGTCGACCACGCCGCCGGCGTCCTGCTGCACCGCGTCGAGGGCGAGGCGGTCAGGGCCGGCGACGTGGTGGCCACCGTCCACGCGGGTGATGAGCGACGCCTGCCCGCCGCCGTCGACGAGCTCCGGGCCGCCCTGGGGACGGGCCCCGGGCGCGGTCCTGCGGGGGAGGTCGCCGACCGCCTGCGCGGGTGGTGA